A DNA window from Brassica napus cultivar Da-Ae chromosome C1, Da-Ae, whole genome shotgun sequence contains the following coding sequences:
- the LOC125579855 gene encoding glutathione S-transferase T3-like → MRFSSTTKKKINLEHAWKELRNDQKWCELNTCKADGSAKRRKLDEGANSSTSHASDNNTGGADQAATRPLGVKASKGHGKQKTKAEAKSASEFQSMWSIKKEDMAMKERLSKMKLLDSLITKPEVLHEYEEALKKKLISDLLS, encoded by the coding sequence ATGAGATTTTcttcaacaaccaaaaaaaaaattaaccttgaacatgcttggaaGGAACTTCGAAATGATCAGAAGTGGTGCGAGCTTAATACTTGTAAAGCCGATGGAAGTGCAAAAAGGAGGAAGCTTGATGAGGGTGCAAATTCTTCAACCTCTCACGCGTCTGACAACAATACTGGTGGAGCTGATCAAGCAGCCACTCGGCCCCTGGGTGTTAAGGCATCTAAGGGGCATGGTAAGCAAAAGACTAAGGCAGAGGCGAAGTCGGCGTCTGAGTTTCAGAGCATGTGGAGCATCAAGAAGGAGGATATGGCCATGAAGGAGAGGCTGTCGAAGATGAAGCTGTTGGATAGTCTTATTACAAAACCAGAAGTGTTGCATGAGTATGAAGAAGCGctgaagaagaagcttattTCTGACTTGTTGTCTTAA
- the LOC106395171 gene encoding putative 57 kDa heat shock protein yields MAAVPLPAVPQSPEGFYAINNEFLMNGPKGFQEYKMLENDIMFVRMDFPGVPEDGVSVTLEPSKTLVSVSAHAPKVHTHDFSHRNYLIITGLVCGCCEISGFTYHMTDGVLRLHLSKTNILHPQRSSCNSFLGGIRFRGDDLCRCPQRLPYNRDPYHPDLTGPLLIPHPNVRQGTTMAYESKQLESGSLYVRLDMPGVPKDNFNVSVSSGRVKVTGQAPAVSHDSDGRFYSGDVAMLSAPVDVPSRPIKTIIKDGVIRLLIPSV; encoded by the exons ATGGCCGCCGTTCCTCTTCCTGCCGTCCCTCAGTCTCCCG AAGGGTTTTACGCAATCAACAACGAGTTTCTCATGAATGGGCCAAAAGGGTTTCAGGAGTACAAGATGCTTGAGAACGATATCATGTTCGTGAGAATGGATTTTCCCGGCGTTCCAGAAGATGGCGTTAGTGTTACTCTTGAACCCTCCAAGACCCTTGTGAGTGTCAGCGCCCACGCACCCAAGGTCCATACACACGACTTCTCTCACCGGAACTACCTCATCATCACCGGACTCGTATGCGGATGCTGCGAGATCTCCGGCTTCACCTACCACATGACCGACGGTGTTCTCAGGCTTCATCTCTCCAAGACTAACATCCTCCATCCTCAACGCTCTTCCTGCAACT CGTTTCTCGGTGGCATACGTTTCAGAGGAGatg ATCTCTGTCGATGTCCTCAGAGGCTTCCCTATAACAGGGATCCTTATC ACCCGGATTTAACGGGTCCGTTGTTGATTCCTCACCCGAATGTGCGTCAAGGAACGACTATGGCTTATGAGTCAAAGCAGCTCGAGAGCGGCAGCCTATACGTGCGTTTAGACATGCCAGGTGTTCCCAAAGACAACTTCAACGTCTCCGTTTCGAGCGGGAGAGTCAAGGTGACTGGTCAAGCTCCTGCCGTTAGCCATGACTCCGACGGTCGCTTCTACTCTGGTGACGTGGCTATGCTTTCTGCTCCTGTTGACGTTCCTAGCCGTCCGATCAAAACTATCATCAAGGATGGTGTCATTCGCCTCCTCATCCCTTCCGTTTGA
- the LOC106391998 gene encoding napin-2, translating to MANKLFLVSATLAFFFLLTNASIYRTVVEFDEDDATNSAGPFRIPKCRKEFQQAQHLRACQQWLHKQAMQSGGGPSWTLDGEFDFEDDMENPQGPQQRPPLLQQCCNELHQEEPLCVCPTLKGASKAVKQQIQQQGQQQGKQQMVSRIYQTATHLPKVCNIPQVSVCPFQKTMPGPSY from the coding sequence ATGGCGAACAAGCTCTTCCTCGTCTCGGCAACTCtcgccttcttcttccttctcacCAATGCCTCCATCTACCGGACGGTCGTCGAGTTCGACGAAGATGATGCCACAAACTCAGCCGGCCCATTTAGGATTCCAAAATGTAGGAAGGAGTTTCAGCAAGCACAACACCTAAGAGCTTGCCAGCAGTGGCTCCACAAGCAAGCAATGCAGTCTGGCGGTGGTCCTAGCTGGACCCTCGACGGTGAGTTTGACTTTGAAGACGACATGGAGAACCCGCAGGGTCCACAGCAGAGACCGCCTCTACTCCAGCAGTGCTGTAACGAGCTCCACCAGGAAGAGCCCCTTTGCGTTTGCCCAACCTTGAAAGGAGCATCCAAAGCGGTTAAACAACAAATTCAACAACAGGGACAACAGCAAGGAAAGCAGCAAATGGTGAGCCGTATCTACCAGACCGCTACGCACTTACCTAAAGTTTGCAACATCCCGCAAGTTAGCGTTTGTCCCTTCCAGAAGACCATGCCTGGGCCCTCCTACTAG
- the LOC125580933 gene encoding uncharacterized protein LOC125580933, whose translation MGIIKSCFVFTMGTAYGVYVAQNYNVPDVKKLTNTVLVIVEHIEKNYRKPKKDDVV comes from the coding sequence atggGGATAATAAAGAGCTGCTTCGTGTTCACGATGGGAACGGCTTATGGTGTATACGTTGCGCAGAATTACAACGTTCCCGATGTAAAGAAGCTGACGAACACTGTTCTCGTCATCGTCGAGCACATCGAAAAGAATTATCGGAAACCCAAGAAGGACGATGTTGTTTGA
- the LOC106391995 gene encoding autophagy-related protein 8f, translating into MAKSTFKEEHDLEKRSAEAARIREKYPDRIPVIVEKGEKSDIPTIDKKKYLVPADLTVGQFVYVIRKRIKLSAEKAIFIFVDNVLPPTGALMSAVYEEKKDDDGFLYVTYSGENTFGSP; encoded by the exons ATGGCAAAGAGCACATTCAAGGAAGAGCATGACCTAG AGAAAAGAAGTGCAGAGGCTGCTCGGATTAGAGAGAAATATCCAGATAGGATTCCG GTGATTGTTGAGAAGGGGGAGAAGAGTGATATACCAACCATCGACAAGAAAAA ATACCTAGTCCCAGCTGATCTGACAGTGGGGCAATTCGTGTATGTCATTCGCAAAAGAATCAAACTGAGTGCTGAAAAGGCTATCTTTATCTTTGTGGACAATGTTCTTCCTCCAACTG GTGCACTAATGTCTGCTGTGTACGAAGAGAAAAAGGATGACGATGGCTTTCTCTATGTCACTTACAGCGGAGAGAACACATTTGGATCTCCATAG
- the LOC106394783 gene encoding protein GOLVEN 1 yields the protein MSWSVRSGFGLVFCFILLLLASNVGCANARRLGFHKHHHKIQKVASSVQDVVNGGGRKRALGGVETGGEVVVMDYPQPHRKPPIHNEKAHCTSLYTSYDHETVTCICIHHDILELYSLPTSFILASFVL from the coding sequence aTGTCTTGGTCTGTGAGGAGTGGATTTGGGTTGGTATTCTGTTTCATTCTTCTGCTTTTGGCATCCAATGTTGGATGTGCTAATGCTCGTCGTCTAGGATTTCACAAGCATCATCACAAGATCCAAAAGGTTGCTTCTTCAGTACAAGACGTTGTCAATGGTGGAGGGAGGAAGAGGGCTTTGGGTGGAGTAGAGACGGGGGGAGAAGTAGTAGTCATGGATTATCCTCAGCCTCATCGCAAGCCTCCCATTCACAACGAGAAGGCTCACTGTACCTCTCTCTATACATCATATGATCACGAGACTGTTACATGCATATGCATTCACCATGACATTCTTGAACTATATTCATTACCAACTTCTTTTATTCTCGCTTCCTTCGTTCTATAA